A genomic stretch from Nitrospirota bacterium includes:
- a CDS encoding DUF2294 domain-containing protein, which yields MTKFEIEYMGRGPQETRTYIMDDMVIVRLKGVLTNAEKHLTKTQEGRDLIKKVRATMLESAKELLSRVIRNITGVEVISLHTDISTNTGERVIIFTLAEKI from the coding sequence ATGACAAAGTTCGAAATAGAATATATGGGCCGCGGACCGCAGGAAACCAGGACCTATATTATGGATGACATGGTAATAGTACGCCTCAAAGGGGTATTGACCAATGCGGAAAAGCATCTGACCAAGACACAGGAAGGCCGGGACCTGATCAAAAAGGTCAGGGCCACCATGCTGGAGAGCGCAAAAGAACTCCTCTCAAGGGTAATCAGGAATATCACCGGAGTGGAGGTAATCAGCCTGCACACGGATATCAGCACAAATACCGGAGAGCGTGTGATTATCTTCACACTCGCAGAAAAGATTTAG